In Ovis aries strain OAR_USU_Benz2616 breed Rambouillet chromosome 22, ARS-UI_Ramb_v3.0, whole genome shotgun sequence, the DNA window GTGCCAGGGCCTTTAGGGGAAAGAGCACTGACTCAAAGAGCAAATGACGGCACCTCATGgcctccacttcctcctctgtACAATGGGCACAGATATACCATCTCATGGAAATGAGACCGCGTGAGTAAAATGCCCTGTATGTAGGCCTGGCTCTCAATACATAGGACTTAGCTGGGCAGACCTTGGAACTAGAATGCCTGGGTTTGCCTATTTGCACCACAGGCATATTCCAGAGATATGATGGGATCTGCTCCAGGCTGTTACATTAAAGCAAACAtggcaataaagtgagtcacaccaTGTTTTTGGGtgcccagtgcatataaaagttatgtttacactaacATAacgtgtgcaatagcattatgtataaaaaacaatgtatacaacttaattaaaaaatacttctttgCTGCAAAATGCTAGCCATCATTTGAGCTTGCAGTGAGCAGTAGTAATAACATCTGTAGTAGTAATAACATCATTTCAGTGATCaccaaaaagtttaaaatattatgagaatTGGCAAAATGTAACCCAGAGACAAGAAGTGAGCATAAGGTGTTAGAAAAATGGCACCAACAGACTTTCTCGATGCAGGGTGGCCAGGAACCTTCAACTTGTGAAACACGCAGTATCTGTGAAGCCTGAGAGAGTGATGTGCAATAAAACAAGGTCTGCTTGACCTTAACAGTTGACTGGGAGCAAAGTACgtgccttctctgtgcctcagtttttccacCTACAAAATGGGGCTGTTGATCATCGCACTGGGTTGTTCTGAGAACTAAAAGTGGCAATaaacttagcacagtgcctggtacctaGTTAGTGCTCAGTAACTGTTAGTCACTATTATTAGGCCAACCAGCCCTCACTAATTATGCCTCTTCCTTCAGGAAGCCCTCCTTGACCTCCCACAGTGACGCTTCCTCCTCTGAGTCCTGTACCCCGCCTCTGGCTCCTGCTGCTGTCTGCCTGTCAGTCGGCAGCTCTCAGTCAGTGCCTCACTTGTGGGTTCCGAGCTGAGCCCTCAGGGGTCACAGAGACAAACTGGACAATTGCTCAACTTGTGCTGAAGAGCACTGGACACTCGGGTGCTGGTTCTATTCTTCCAGTAACTCACTGTGGTGAAGGCTGCTCCCCCAGTTTGAACTTCAGGGTCAGCCCCAGTTGCACAGAGAAGCATTTGGCCGAATCAGGGTGAGTGAGGCAGGGCAACCACTGTCAGTAGTGGGGGTCAGTGGGTTATGGTAGAGCACCCTGGGGCGGGGAAACTGCAGAGCATGTGGTGGATGAGGAAATGTGGGCCCCGCTGGGCTGAATCTCCTAAAGTTTCAGGTCAACCTGGAAATCTCATTTTTATGTGATAGTTTGCAGGTTTTAGATGATGTCAACTAATTCTAAAATTAAACTTTGAATTCAGCCCCTGAAGTCCAAATGACATACTATAGGCCAGGCAGCCTGCCCTCTGGGGCCCCTTTTAGTCTATGAGGTAATTGTTTAAAGGTCAGGTGGAGGGTAAGTGGATGATGGACAAGTGCTCACAAGAGAGGAGGCGCAGGCGAGAAGGAAAGCACTCGGAGTGTGAGGTTCACAGGGGCACCTGGGGACGCCGCAAGCCCCAGAGGGGAGAGTTCAGGCTGGAGGGGAAGCCGGGGTGTCTGGACTCATCGCAGCAGAGTGTGCATGCTTCTGAAGCTTTGTCCCCTCCCTGGCAGACCCCTGCCCAGGTCTTCCTGCCCATGCACAACTGCTGAGGAGTCCTGAGGGGCTCAGATGAGTGCTGGGCCAGAGGGGCAGAGAACGAGGAAGCAGGGCTACAGAATCCCCCGTCAGTGGGCCCTCCAGCCCTGCCTTTGGGGCACATCCCAACAGTCCATCCCCTCACTCAAGCCTCTTTCCCCTGAGCGGGGAGTGCCAGCTGGGGCCATTTGCCAGGGAAATGTGCCCAAATGGCCCAGCCACCCACTGGCCTCACTACTGCCCCAGCCTGAAAGAGGAAAAGGATGCAAATTCCCCCAGGTTTCCAAACTGGAGCTCAGGAAGACAAGGGGCTGACTGAGAGGTTGGGTCCACTCAGGGGAACCTCAGGACAGGACACAGGCCTCTTTCCCCAGGTGGCACTGACCTGAGGAAAGACAAATGCCTCGGCCTTCAGAAGCCCTTTGGGAAAATATGCCCCCGCCCCAGGGAGCTGCGTCTGAGTGGGCAGACCCAGCCCTGGCGGGGCGTTGCCCCCATCTATTGGGAAAATGTGAGCACGCCCCGCGGAAGCTCCACTTCAAGAGCGGGGAAGGAATACTTTCCGAGGGATCCGACCTGTGAGGGGAGCCCCAGCCCACGGCCAGCCGGCCGCTCACCTGTGAGATGCAGCGCAGGTAGCGCACGGCCACCTCGCGGGCCAGCAGCCAGTCACCCTCGTAGATCTCAGGGCAGGGCACCCGGGCCAGCAGGCGGGCGAGCTCGGGCGGGGGCAGGCCGGGCACCAGGCTGCCATTGCCCAGCAGGCTCACGGGCACCGCTGTGCAGAATGCACAGAGGAAGCACTTGCCGTCGAGCAGCGTGACAGCCACCCAGACGACGGGCGCGATGAGGGCGCGCTGGGCCATGGAGCAGAACATGTAGCGCAGCACGGCGGGGTCCTTGGCCCGGCGGCCCGGTGGCCGCTTCCACTCTTCAGCCAGCATGGACACGTTGTTGTTCATGACCAGGCCGAGCAGGAAGAGCACCAGGGGAGGCGCCAGCAGGATGCCGGCGCTGTAGGCAGCATTGTAGCCCGGCAGGCAGGGGCAGTTGAAGTCGAAGGCGGAGTACATCTGGGCACTGGCCAGGGCCATGATACCGCAGATGCCATTCATGAAGGACTCCTGGTTGGACTGCAGGAACTGGAAGATCATCCGGAACTTGTCCATGGTGCCCCCACGGAGCCTGCTGGCTTCCTCCCACCTCACTGCAGCCTCAGGGTGGCCCCTGAGGCCCACTCTGCCCAGCGGGCGCCCACCTCATGGCTGAGACAGGCAGATCTCCGGGCGGAGGCTGGGGCTGCTGTCTCTTTGAACCTTCTAAGTCAGGCGCTGGCCAGGAGGGCGCAGCTTGACCAATCCCATGGGCGCAGCAGTCTTCCCTCCCCTACTCCACCCCTCCTGGGTTTCTCTCTGTCTCCACAGCTGGCTCCGCCACTGGGAAACCACGAGGACCACACCTGACCGGGACCAGTTCTCTGGCtgctggaggagggtggggatggaggcTCCAACTCAGCTGGGAAGACAGGGCCTTGGGCAGGGTTGAAGTTTGGGAGAATCCAGGACTGCTGCAGAGGCCTGGGCCCCGAAAGGGCCTTGACCCCTGGGCTCCTAGGAAGCGTGTCACCCTCCTTCTGCCCTTCCCATTGGGTCTTTCATCCATGCTGTGTCAGGATCCAAGAGGACTCCTCCCCTAGTGCAGAAAATGGTATGATGATGTAGTGAGGGCAGTGGTGGTGGCACTGTCATAGGTGTGATGATGGTGGAGGTGATGCCAGTCATGATGGGGATGGTGCTGATGGTGCTGATGGTGGTGGGATGCCAGTCATGATGGGGATGGTGCTGATGGTGCTGATGGTGGTGGGGGTGCCAGTCAtgatggggatggtcctgatggCTATGCTGTTGTTGCTGGTTGTGATGGCGGTAATATcgtgatgatggtggtgacagTGGTCAGGGTGGGGatggatggtgatggtggtggagatggTGCTAAAGGAATAAAATAGGAAGCCCTGCATTTGGAGTCAGAGGATTTGGATCTGAGCGGTTGCTAGGGCCCCTTCTGCAAGGAGAAAGAGCTGTGAGGGGTAAGCATAATGCAGGTGTTTTTATATCCTGTTTCCTTGTGTCTCGGTGGTTGTGTCTGAGTGTTTGTGGATTATGGATGAAAAATCCTTTCCTGGCTCTCCCCCCTACCGCTACTTCACCAGGtcaaaaaattacagaatggGTGATGGGGTTTCGTGCCTGGGGCTGAGGAACCTAGAGTGTCCATGGGAAGCCAGCCAAGGCGCCACCATCAGCACAGCAAAGTGGGAGGGGTTTAGAGGGCTCCCTTTGATGCCACCTTCTCTCCCAGAAGAGTGGGTTAGATCCAGCTCCAACTAGATGGCTCCTGTCTGGAGTGAGATGGGAGGCTGTGGGGGCAGGACCGGAGGAGGGCTGGGACTGAAGTAAAGCAAGAGACTGGACAGGGCAGCTCCGTGGGACCCTCAGatctgtgtgtccctgtgtgccATGTGTCCACGTGTGAAATTTCTGGGGCTTTGGGCCTCAATGTCTGTGCGTCTACAGTGTGTGTGTAACTATGACCATGCGAGACTCTATGGGGTCTTTCTGAGACAGCACCACCTCCACCATGTCCACCTACCTCTCACTTGTAGCAAAGCTTTAGTCTCCCACGCCTCCCCTGAGTCTCAGATGGCTGACTCAGGAGTTAATTGTTATGATAAATGgagagtttagttcagttcagtcactcaatcgtgtctgactctttgcgaccccagcacgccaggcctccctgtccatcaacaactcctggagttcatctaaactcatgtccattgagtcggtgatgccatccaaccatctcatcctctgttgtccccttctcctcctgccttcaatctttcccagcatcagggtctttccaaatgagtcagctcttggcatcatgtagccaaagtactggaatttcagcttcaaaatcaatctgtccaatgaacactcaggactgatctcctttaggattgactggttggatctccttgcagtccaagggaccctcaagagtcttttctaacaccacagttcaaaagcaccaattctttggcactcagctctctttatagtccaactctcacatccatacatgactactagaaaaaccatacctttgactagacagactttcgttggcaaagtaatgtctctgcttattaatatgctgtctagcttggtcataactttcctgtcaaggagtaagcatcttttaatttcatggctgcagtcaccatctgcagtgattttggagccccccaaaataaagtctgccactgtttccactgtttagccatctatttgccatgaagtgatgggaccagatgccatgat includes these proteins:
- the CALHM1 gene encoding calcium homeostasis modulator protein 1, with amino-acid sequence MDKFRMIFQFLQSNQESFMNGICGIMALASAQMYSAFDFNCPCLPGYNAAYSAGILLAPPLVLFLLGLVMNNNVSMLAEEWKRPPGRRAKDPAVLRYMFCSMAQRALIAPVVWVAVTLLDGKCFLCAFCTAVPVSLLGNGSLVPGLPPPELARLLARVPCPEIYEGDWLLAREVAVRYLRCISQALGWSFVLLTTLLAFVVRAVRPCFTQAAFLKSKYWSHYIDIERKLFDETCTEHAKAFAKVCIQQFFEAMNHDLELGHAHGVLAAGPTGSAAPAATEGADEEREKLRGITDQGTMNRLLTSWHECKPPLRLGQEEPLVGNGWAGGGPRPSRKEVATYFSKV